One Frankia alni ACN14a DNA window includes the following coding sequences:
- a CDS encoding carboxylesterase/lipase family protein: MPDIVIETSSGRIRGTTKPSGVHVFKGIPYGGSVAGANRFQPARPPEPWTGVRDALAYGPTAPQAHPAEAGGGGADDPAAAARMAPFLAFLHGLAGDEPAQDEDCLVLNVWTGGVDQQRARAVLVWLHGGAFSTGSGSWPLYDGTALAARGDAVVVTINHRLGPLGFLHLGELAGDRYRDAGNAGMLDIVLALRWVRDNIAGFGGDPNRVLVFGDSGGASKTSILLGMPAAKGLFHRAAVMSGPLIRSCPADVATANAEELLGRLGIAPADVAKLHDVPAELLIEEAEAIGVPIASGLAGAAGGEQFMPFQAVVDGRVLPAHPMDPQASPLGADVPVLVGSTRDDMRMIMLGMPWFGSLDDAGLAALAGGMFGAAGPEFVRAYRAERPDATPSELACAFVTDRVMWWGGIDWAQRKIAADAAPVYVYRFDFATPALGGILGATHGGEIPFAFDNYPLTPMAGERPENAQVARAISEAFVRFAQEGVPDHPGLPTWPAYTLDRRATMIFDAESRVDDDPRRAIRELHARVSAG; this comes from the coding sequence ATGCCGGATATCGTCATCGAAACGTCGAGCGGCCGGATTCGCGGTACGACGAAACCATCGGGCGTGCACGTTTTCAAGGGAATTCCGTACGGCGGATCCGTCGCCGGCGCGAACCGATTCCAGCCGGCCCGGCCGCCCGAGCCGTGGACGGGAGTTCGCGACGCCTTAGCCTACGGTCCGACCGCGCCGCAGGCACACCCGGCAGAGGCGGGCGGCGGCGGCGCGGACGATCCCGCCGCGGCCGCGCGGATGGCGCCGTTCCTGGCGTTCCTGCACGGCCTGGCCGGGGACGAGCCGGCCCAGGACGAGGACTGCCTGGTGCTCAACGTCTGGACCGGCGGCGTCGACCAGCAACGCGCCCGCGCCGTGCTGGTCTGGCTGCACGGCGGCGCCTTCAGCACGGGCTCGGGCTCCTGGCCGCTCTACGACGGCACCGCCCTGGCCGCCCGGGGCGACGCCGTGGTCGTCACGATCAACCACCGGCTGGGGCCGCTCGGCTTCCTGCACCTCGGCGAACTGGCCGGGGACCGCTACCGCGACGCGGGCAACGCCGGCATGCTCGACATCGTGCTCGCCCTGCGGTGGGTGCGCGACAACATCGCCGGATTCGGCGGCGACCCCAACCGGGTGCTGGTGTTCGGCGACTCGGGCGGCGCGTCGAAGACCTCCATCCTGCTGGGCATGCCGGCGGCGAAGGGCCTGTTCCACCGGGCGGCGGTCATGAGCGGCCCGCTGATCCGCTCCTGCCCGGCGGACGTGGCGACCGCGAACGCCGAGGAGCTGCTCGGCCGACTCGGGATCGCCCCGGCCGACGTCGCGAAGCTGCACGACGTGCCGGCCGAGCTGCTGATCGAGGAGGCGGAGGCGATCGGGGTGCCGATCGCCTCCGGGCTCGCCGGGGCGGCCGGCGGCGAGCAGTTCATGCCCTTCCAGGCGGTCGTCGACGGCCGGGTCCTGCCCGCCCACCCGATGGATCCGCAGGCCTCGCCGCTGGGCGCCGACGTCCCCGTCCTCGTCGGGTCGACCCGGGACGACATGAGGATGATCATGCTGGGAATGCCGTGGTTCGGCTCCCTCGACGACGCCGGCCTGGCGGCGCTGGCCGGCGGCATGTTCGGCGCCGCCGGGCCGGAGTTCGTGCGCGCCTATCGCGCGGAGCGGCCGGACGCGACGCCGAGCGAACTGGCGTGCGCCTTCGTGACCGACCGGGTGATGTGGTGGGGCGGAATCGACTGGGCCCAGCGGAAAATAGCCGCCGACGCCGCCCCCGTGTACGTCTACCGTTTTGATTTCGCCACACCCGCCCTCGGTGGAATTCTCGGGGCCACCCACGGCGGCGAGATCCCGTTCGCGTTCGACAACTACCCGCTCACCCCGATGGCCGGTGAGCGGCCCGAGAACGCCCAGGTGGCCCGGGCGATCAGCGAGGCGTTCGTGCGATTCGCCCAGGAGGGCGTTCCGGACCACCCCGGGCTCCCCACCTGGCCCGCGTACACCCTCGACCGGCGCGCCACCATGATCTTCGATGCCGAGTCCCGGGTGGACGACGATCCCCGCCGGGCGATTCGCGAGCTCCACGCCCGGGTGTCCGCGGGATAG